One region of Rhodothermaceae bacterium genomic DNA includes:
- a CDS encoding formylglycine-generating enzyme family protein, translated as MERLTCILFVCVAFSACSQEPPPLPPPGMVYIPGGTTQIGSENGMPHERPVFRARVQPFFMDISPVTVGSFREFALATGYVTQAESFGDAGIFNDSTRQWELRPGAYWQWPLGPDYPPAPDDHPVTQVSWNDAVAYAEWANKRLPTEIEWEHAARQGSSGQYAWGDQLVEDGEYKANVWNGRFPRFNTNADGYAATSPVGAFGETPAGLVDMGGNVWEWTADWYRSYADRDQEFQPNSSSEKAQRGGSFLCEPGWCHGYRVSGRSHSTPETALYHVGFRLVRDITP; from the coding sequence CAGGAGCCACCTCCTCTTCCTCCACCGGGCATGGTCTATATCCCAGGTGGAACGACTCAAATTGGGTCAGAGAATGGCATGCCGCATGAGCGGCCGGTTTTCCGTGCTCGTGTTCAGCCGTTTTTTATGGATATCTCTCCGGTCACGGTCGGATCGTTCCGGGAATTTGCCTTGGCAACGGGGTATGTGACGCAAGCCGAATCATTCGGGGATGCGGGCATCTTCAATGATTCAACCAGGCAGTGGGAACTCAGACCGGGTGCATACTGGCAGTGGCCATTGGGTCCTGATTATCCACCAGCTCCCGATGATCATCCGGTTACGCAGGTATCGTGGAATGATGCAGTTGCGTATGCGGAATGGGCGAATAAGCGGCTTCCCACTGAAATCGAATGGGAACACGCCGCCCGCCAAGGTAGCAGCGGTCAATACGCTTGGGGGGACCAGCTTGTAGAGGATGGAGAATACAAGGCGAATGTGTGGAATGGCCGATTCCCCAGGTTCAATACCAATGCAGATGGATATGCAGCCACATCACCGGTGGGGGCATTCGGGGAAACACCTGCAGGACTCGTTGATATGGGCGGGAATGTATGGGAGTGGACCGCAGATTGGTATCGATCCTATGCGGACCGGGATCAGGAATTCCAGCCAAATTCCAGTAGCGAGAAGGCGCAGCGTGGGGGCAGTTTTCTGTGCGAGCCGGGCTGGTGTCATGGCTATCGGGTCTCCGGGCGTAGTCACTCAACACCGGAGACGGCGCTCTATCATGTAGGATTTCGTCTGGTCAGGGACATCACCCCTTAG
- a CDS encoding ATP-binding protein, whose amino-acid sequence MNSNRVTTVVLMGAESTGKTTLAAALAKHYNTIWAAEYLRLFVDEKGALPDEADVHVIAKGHVDLVASLQPEAHRVLFVDTDLFTTCMYQRIYFGECPPSIERAAKLHQSGLYLFMEPDIPWIPDPGQRASPQERLRSHALLMAEAKTHSLNTVPICGTQDQRLTTAIEAVDHHLTKG is encoded by the coding sequence ATGAATTCTAATCGTGTGACTACCGTGGTACTGATGGGGGCTGAATCAACCGGCAAAACCACGCTCGCAGCCGCACTGGCAAAACATTACAACACGATCTGGGCTGCCGAATACCTGAGGCTGTTTGTTGACGAGAAAGGGGCACTTCCCGATGAGGCCGATGTGCATGTGATTGCCAAAGGACACGTGGATCTGGTTGCCTCCCTGCAACCTGAAGCTCATAGAGTCCTGTTTGTAGACACCGACCTTTTCACCACATGTATGTACCAGCGCATCTACTTCGGTGAATGTCCACCCTCGATCGAGCGTGCTGCCAAACTTCATCAGTCGGGACTTTACCTGTTTATGGAACCGGATATCCCTTGGATACCCGATCCCGGTCAACGGGCGAGCCCACAAGAGCGCTTACGCTCGCACGCACTCCTGATGGCTGAGGCCAAAACCCATTCTTTGAATACAGTTCCGATCTGTGGAACCCAAGACCAACGTCTGACCACTGCGATCGAAGCAGTTGATCATCATCTGACTAAGGGGTGA